A window of Pyrus communis chromosome 3, drPyrComm1.1, whole genome shotgun sequence genomic DNA:
CTTCTATGGCAAGCTGTGGTTCTCTTTTGGACCTGCTTGGTTTCTCCTTTCCACACATTGCCAATATCTCGAGCAATTCTCATGGCATCATTTGATGCACCACTGAGCCCTCTCCTTGTGAACCCTACTGCATAAAGTCCTGCATTTCCCTTCCAACCATGGGGGAATGGCTGCTTTGGGAATCCTTTCTTAGAGAAGAAATCACCTTCCTGTTAAACATAGCACAAAACAAGATTAGTCACTAGTCCAAAAACAACAATCAAAGTTACCATGAAAGTTTTTACTCTCGATGTTCGTGTACGGACATTTTTTTGTCACAGTATCCTTAATTGATGTGTCGCGCCAACAGGTGATGTGACAAACATTGTATACAACCGAGTTTTAAatttcaagaaagaaaaagaagagtttgGAACATTTTTTTACCTGAAGCCAAGAAGGGACATTGCTGCGGTATCCGGTGGCTAGAACAGCAGAGTCGATTTCGAGGGTTTCGCCGTTAACGAGCTCAACTTGACCGGGGGAGAACCTCTTGATTCCGGGAACAACTTTAATTCTTCCGGACTTGATTTTGTCCAATGCACCAATGTCCAAAACAGGGGTTTTTCCTTCAACgttcttcatctccattggtccCATGGATGGCCTTTTCAGCCCGTATTTCTCAATGCTTCCGAGCACCAACCATGAAAACATCAGGAGCAACTTGTCAGCCAACCAAACTGGCAGCCATTTTAGCAAGAAAACCGCCAATTCGAACGTTGATTTTCCGAAGATTTCTCTAGGCATAACATGAACCTGTAAAAAACACAGCAAAAATTATTAGACTTCCATCAGAAGATTAGAACTTAGTAAAGAAAATTAAGGactcgtttgataaccatttcactTTTTAGTTTTAGAGTACTTTTATCAATGACTTACCGAGCTTCTAACCACCATTGATGGGAAGGCATTGTGGTTGCAGAGGTCAAGAGAGACTTCCATGCCGGAGTTTCCGCACCCAACAACAAGTACTTTCTTTCCCCTGAAATTTTCACCGGACTTGTACTCACACGCGTGCATAACTTCACCTCCAAACTCCGACAAGCCGTCAATTTCTGGCACGACACACTCGGCATTTTCGC
This region includes:
- the LOC137730189 gene encoding probable indole-3-pyruvate monooxygenase YUCCA8, with amino-acid sequence MENLFRLADHEDFFARRCIMVNGPIIVGAGPSGLATAACLRDQGVPFVVLERAECIASLWQKRTYDRLKLHLPKAFCQLPKLPFPEDFPEYPTKRQFIDYLESYAKHFEINPKFNSCVQSARYDETSGFWRVKTVTSTESTRSEVEYICRWLIVATGENAECVVPEIDGLSEFGGEVMHACEYKSGENFRGKKVLVVGCGNSGMEVSLDLCNHNAFPSMVVRSSVHVMPREIFGKSTFELAVFLLKWLPVWLADKLLLMFSWLVLGSIEKYGLKRPSMGPMEMKNVEGKTPVLDIGALDKIKSGRIKVVPGIKRFSPGQVELVNGETLEIDSAVLATGYRSNVPSWLQEGDFFSKKGFPKQPFPHGWKGNAGLYAVGFTRRGLSGASNDAMRIARDIGNVWKGETKQVQKRTTACHRRCISQF